Proteins encoded by one window of Engraulis encrasicolus isolate BLACKSEA-1 chromosome 21, IST_EnEncr_1.0, whole genome shotgun sequence:
- the LOC134437448 gene encoding macrophage mannose receptor 1-like: protein MDTTVRAGGGALSKSGPRFHFVNDLKNWTAAQQYCREEFTDLATIDNIADSFYGENEAEFRNWDEKQPSLQPEEEYVGINQEGKWHDFGKSQNCSFVCYNERNSTHPYVLVENKMTWTEAQSHCRDEYTDLASVRNQAENNKIKDLIKSATGAGQFFWIGLFREAWEWSDGQNEAEFWNWGPNQPEGRTGEVCVVFRKDGKWFDRFCNKTHAFVCYNDKLVLVKEQKTWKEALEYCRQHHEDLVSVSSEQIQRWVAGWAKGASTPNVWVGLRYSCNLGFWFWVSGEIICYDNWVSNQERDQGCSYKVGAVRKDGGKWGSFKETDTLNFICTKEGQWN from the exons TTCCATTTTGTGAACGACCTGAAGAACTGGACAGCagctcagcagtactgcagagaggagttcactgacctggccaccatagacaacatagcagat AGTTTCTACGGAGAGAATGAAGCCGAGTTCCGGAACTGGGATGAAAAGCAGCCAAGTCTCCAACCTGAGGAAGAGTATGTGGGCATTAACCAGGAGGGAAAGTGGCATGACTTTGGAAAAAGTCAAAACTGTTCCTTTGTCTGCTACAATG AGAGAAACTCCACACACCCCTATGTGCTGGTTGAAAACAAGATGACGTGGACAGAAGCCCAGAGTCACTGCAGAGACGAATACACAGACCTGGCCAGCGTGAGGAACCAGGCAGAGAATAACAAGATCAAAGACCTAATCAAGTCGGCCACTGGTGCAGGACAGTTCTTCTGGATTGGCCTGTTCAGAGAGGCATGGGAGTGGTCGGATGGACAGAATGAGGCGGAGTTCTGGAACTGGGGCCCAAATCAGCCAGAAGGAAGAACTGGTGAAGTCTGCGTGGTTTTTAGAAAAGATGGAAAGTGGTTTGATCGCTTCTGCAATAAGACTCATGCCTTCGTCTGCTACAACG ACAAGCTGGTCCTGGTGAAGGAGCAAAAGACCTGGAAGGAGGCTCTGGAGTACTGCAGACAGCACCATGAGGACCTGGTGTCTGTGTCCTCTGAGCAGATCCAGCGCTGGGTGGCGGGGTGGGCCAAAGGAGCTTCGACTCCCAACGTGTGGGTGGGCCTGCGCTACTCCTGCAACTTGGGCTTCTGGTTCTGGGTCAGTGGAGAAATAATCTGCTATGACAACTGGGTCTCAAATCAGGAGAGAGATCAGGGCTGTTCATACAAGGTGGGGGCCGTGAGGAAAGATGGGGGCAAGTGGGGCAGCTTTAAAGAAACTGACACACTCAACTTCATCTGCACCAAGGAAG GACAATGGAACTGA